A stretch of DNA from Lodderomyces elongisporus chromosome 4, complete sequence:
AATTTTCCACTGTTGGATCCAAGGCAAGATCGAATCCAAGATGGTTATTAATCGTTGAAGTAGTCACAATTTTCACATTGGTATAAAAAAGCGCTTCGCGTCTCTCGCGTTCAATGCGctctctttcttccatttcgtatttgatttgattggAAACGTGGTCTGGTATTGCTGCTTCAATTGCATCGTCTTCAATGGGCACAATCTGGTCCAATTCCGACTCACGGTAATAGACCAACATATAAGCCGAAGTAACTCGCTTGATTAgatgttcttgttgttcagCTCTGGTCAATTTCGACAACTCTTCCTTGCTCAAATCGGAAGCACCAAAGTTTTCTTGAAACACTTGCAGTTGAGTAACTTTCCAAACTCTGTCGTCATCAAATCTAAGCCAAGTTTTTCCTGAAGCATTGGGTTTGATCATTGCATAGTAATGACCATTCGAAATAGTTCCCTGGTGTACCAAGACACCATGCAATTTATAGTTCCAGTTTTGATTCTTTACATCTTGTGGTAAATCCTCATCCAAATAAGGCTTCAAATCTATTCTGTCTGGAAACTCATAAAAGTCATCAATCTTTACCAAATCATCAACCATAAAGTCGTATTCAAATCGTTTCAATTGTAAATGAAGTACCGGTGGGAATgattcaaaaacaacaccCTTTTTAGCATCTTGGTACCCATAATCATCGCCTGCTTGATACTTGTTTTCGCCTTCTAACATCTCAATTTCAatataatttttaaatGATTCTTCAAGGTTTCTAAAGCCTTTTACATTTAACTGAATATCCCAAAAGTCTTCAACACGCGATGATTCATAAGGTACATTGACACATTTGATGTATGATTTCATTTTGCCAACAAATATATCGTTTAATCCCTTTTCAATTGCGCTTCCCTTCATTGCATGTTCGAGTTTATCCATCAATATACGATTCAATTCTTGAACGTCATGTTGAGTAAATGCATCGGAAGAGTCCCATCCAAATGATTTTGTAAGTTCCATGGTACCCACGGGGTCTTTTGATGTTGATAGTAAATAGAATATTCTTTGTAAAGCCAAGGCGACGCCagcatttttttcttgttgtgtTGGTATTTGATAAACCAATTTTCTAAAAATCTTTGTTGTAAAGTAGCTTTGCAAAAGCGAATTCAAGTAGCAAGTAGCGCCCTGGTTGTTCAATCCAACGTAACCTGATTTAGTCTTTGAATCGTAATTGTTAAAGTTGTGCCATAATACCCCAGTCAGCGAGTCATCGATTACTCTAACAAACCCGGTAAAGTTCAATTTGTTATTTTCCAATATGGGAACTTCAAACAGTTTGTTTgcaaattttttcaatgacAATGATCGTTTATCAATCAAGGCACTAAACCCCCAATCGGCATCAGTCTTGCTGAATCTATGTGAGCTTTGACTTGGTGAATGTGATTCTGGTGCCTCGGGGTTCCAGACATCAATGGCAAATTGTGCACAAACATACCAGTCACTATCTTTCCCGTTCAAGTTCGAATCTGCAGTTGTTTCGTTTGTTAAAGGATGTGGCTCCATATATGCGGATATATTTgcattggtgttgtttcCATTGGGAAAGAGGAGAATGTTCCATTCATAGTCTCCACATTTGAATTTTGGAGatctaattttttcttcctttgaGAGCAGTGCCCAATCGGTAACTTCCCATACAAAGTGTATTTCTTCCTTGACTGGGTAATCGGGGATAGGTTTCATTAGATACTTGGCCAATTTGTCAAACTCATTAGCCATGGGGATCTTGTTTTGTGCTTTTTGCTGCGGTTGtatcagcagcagcagttgtatcagcagcagctgctgctgttgctgttgttgttgtaactGATTTTCTTGGTCAATGTCAATATAATCCTCGCCACTTTCATCTACTAGCTCaacctcttcctcctcttcagAATCAAGATCATTATGGTCGATTTCGATGTTGCCCTCTTGATTGACATCACCAGTGATGTCAATGACTTCTGGACTTGACGAATCATTATTATATTCAGGAGGTGAGTCTGCTTTATGTTGAGTGTTGATGTCTTGATTCAATTCccctttttcattatttgcAGCAGCATACTCCTGACTATCGTCCTCTATATCTACCACGGTATCATCATATAGTGCTCTTCTCTTTGTACTTGGATGGCTATCGTCTGAAATCATTGTTGATATGTTTGagctttttatttcttctttttctgtttgtACAAAAGATAAAGGAATTGCTTTGTGGAAAACTTGATTTTGATCttgtttgtctttttttctttttaaaaaagcaaaggaaggaagaaatGTATGGGAATCACCGGTCTGGGGAAGAAGGTCAAGTAGAATAaatcaaaatgaaaagaaaatcagaAGAAGGgttgcttcttttcttttttttttctttttatctcTAGTTTAAATTTGAgttcctctttctttatgATGTTTAATTTTCTAATTTTCCTCAACTATGAAAGGGAGACGGAGTATTAAAAAGGGGAACAAGTAccaaaaaagcaagaaccaaaaaagcaaaaagcaaaaaagcaaaaaagaaaaaaaaaaaaataaagaataaaaaccTAAAACTGTGGTTGAATATGGTTAATGGTAAATTATATAAGGTAAACTGTTAATGTTCAGACCTATGTATCAATTGAGTTTGATAAAGGGGTGCTATATGAGTTTGTatacttatttttttgctttttgctgtATGAGTTTGTAGTCTATTGGTTGTAATAGTAAATTATTTTGCTGATTCAATAGAGTGTCTGGGGGAATTACAATGGCAATTAAAGATTGTAGATGACGGAGTAGCTTTTGATGTAGAGAGTGAAGTGCGACTACGTAATAGTTCCTTGctctttaattttattatttttaattttttgtatatatatatatatgtctaaatatattttaatatttaattttttggaGATAGTGAAGCAAATTACcagataaaagaaaatggcaaaaaaaaaaggcaaaaaaaaaaaaggtatgATCCTTCTCATTCAGTTTCCTTGCTTGTAGGGTCGCAAATAAAAGCCAACCAATTAAAAAGAGGGTCACAGGTTTATGTGAATTTATAATAGTCattgatgttgaagaaTTAAAGAACTATGGGAATCAACAATCAATTCTACCTGTGTCACGTTtctatgtatatatgtctATATACACTTACATATATTGTATTGCTGTAAATCTGTGGTGTATGAAATTTACGGAGATATACTAAACGCACGTGATTTATTTGAATGTTTGCTtatgacaaaaaaaaaaaaaacaaaaaacaaatagtgTCAAATCTTAAAAAGAATGCGTCATTAGAAAAAGATATCTCTAAAGAGTATCACGTGACTTAACTATAATCAACATACAAGCACTACCAAATgggtgaaagaaaaagcctcggcagaaaaaaataaaagggaAGGAAtaacattctttttttttgtactcATCGTGTAAAATGAAAGGGACGAGGAacgaaagagaaagaagccGAATTGCACAATTTCCACCATCcctgtatatatatatatatattgtttttttatttttcttgtaGAGAGAGGTAAAAACACGCACTAATGAAGGGGGGAAGGGGTGTGTgggagtgagtgagtgagcgTATCTTAAAGGGGGCTAAGAAGGAGAAATAGTCCCCCTTTTCTTACTCTTACTgttcatttttttgattgaaaagaagtaaaagatggtgatatctttttttttcttctaatAAATACGTCAGTCTCCTATACTAATTTACTATCAGtacttttttgttgaagaatgATCATTTTGATAACTTGGATCTCTCTATCATTAATTATGTATAGTGTAAAATACTCATcgttatttttcttttttttctctgttCTGTTGGTTAGCAGATTAGAGTTGATGTTGTATGCTGTATAAGTTATAGAATAGATTATTATACAAAAAGACTttggagagagagagagtgggTGGTTGTAAGTGGTTGTAAGTGGTTGTGAGTGGTGATATTATTACACACCTTGTTACTCTGCTaatctttatatatattttattattagtTCTCTATATTAGTTTTGTGTCTGATAATATTTGTACTTTCTCTTTCGAGACAACTGATAAATACACTACACTGATacacaataataatagtaatattattattaaaatatagtatgtgtgtatggATGTAGTTTACTCTTTCTAATATCGTGTCAGAGAAAAAATagtttattattattattatctttTTAAGAGTTTGTGCATATATAACTATCTAactatattattttttttttcttagcgaataataataaacaaatgaaaaaaaaaaaagaagtggGTACTAACAAGCAGAAGATGAAAGGAGATAGGAGACATATGTGTTTTGTACTCAACACACCACTACCTTCCACCCCCTTCCtttggtatatatataagtgtatacatatatgtatatgtatatatatatatatatctatttCCTTGTGTTTGAGAATTAATGGTGTTTGTAACAGTATACAATCCTTTTGAAACATCTAAAGCCATCTATTCTCTCCATCCCTCGTGTACTTGAAACTACACTCATTACCCACCCCCTATTCTACTCATtattcttcctcttcttctcgtTCAGTTGCTGTTATTAACGAAACGCGCTAGAGAGTATAAATTTGGACaatcaaaccaaaaagGGAAAGCATAAGCCTaccaaataaaaacaacaacaacaacaacaacaacaaaagttaagaaaatgaaatgagaGAAGTGAGTCGGCCGCCCCATCCATTTTCTTgaatatttttcttttttggtacACACCACACGCACCACACACACTACATACTACAGACTGCAACAACACACCATGCTTTTAGCTCATACtaattctctctttctctctttctctctttgtacAGCAATACTTCttagagaagaaaaataataaataaaaaaataaaataaataaaataaaaaaataaaaaataaaaaataaaaaataaaaaaaaccgGGTGAGGAAATTCGAGGcagaaataatttttttttaaaagaaaatgaaaaaagagtCTAGAGCTCTGCTGCAACGTACACTGTGTTAAATCAACGTAGTATATCTTGTAAGAGTAAAAGCACAAAAACAGACACAAAAGCCAATCAGACAGAcacaaaaatcaaaagtctctctgtttctttttttttttctttatttttgtttattcttttcagaTATTGGCAGGGATGTCCACCCTATTGTTCACCACCGTATCCactataatttttttatttgtttactTACCCATTCTccttatttctatttctgttttttgtttctgtttcgtTACCAAAGAGTAAAAAAGTCAACACTCaacgaaagaagaaggaaggaaggaaaaattttaattttttttttaatctctGAAATATCCCTTCTAGATTAATTCTTCTAATTCTTTCCCTTATTTCTTCAACTACAAtactaaagaaaaaaggacaaCAAAGTcaccaacaaaaaacttttttatttttttttaatcattTGATATataccttctttttcctctttttctctttcttcttcttctctttcctttttaccTTTTACCCTTTAACCACAACTTCTTTCTTATTCTAGTCATTCCTTACATTCCAGTAATAACAAGAAGTCAACCAACACATACAACCTACAACCTACATTCGTTCACTCATTACACATATACCAAAGTTATACACTCCTTTATATTTTGAATACTCTTTCATTTTATAACCAACTAGCAAATAACTTAACACACTATCGTTTAACCAGTTTATTTTAACTCACACGCAATGTTGTACAAGACTATCATCTCCACTGCCTTGTTGGCACAAGCACTCGCTGCCCCAGCAGTCAAGCACCAACACAATCAAGAAAAGCGTGCAGTCCACATTGTCACCAAAACAAATGTTGTTGTCATTACCGTTGGTGCCGGTGACTCCACCACCACCCTCTCCCAAGTCGACTTGAGCGCAAACACCGACGTTTCTGTTGGTGGCCCACAAACTGAAGCACCCCAAATTGTCCCAAGCAGCGTTGCCGAAGTCTCCACTGAAACCCCTTCATCCACCTCTGTCGCTGCCTCAGCCTCTTCGTCAagctcatcatcatcttcatcatcatcttcaagCACTGAGTCATCAActgttggtgctggtggtgccAAGGGTGTCACCTACTCACCATACTCTGACGATGGTGGATGTAAGACTTCATCCCAAATTGCTTCTGAAGTTGCTGAATTGTCCGGCTTTGACATTATCAGATTGTACGGTGTCGACTGTGACCAAGTTGCCCAAGTCTTGCAAGCTAAAACATCCTCCCAAAAGATCTTTGCCGGTATCTATGACGTTTCCCAAATCTCAGAAGGCGTCTCTGCCATCTCATCCGCTGTCTCATCTTACGGCTCATGGGACGACATCCACACCGTCTCTGTCGGTAACGAGCTCGTTAACGCTGGTACATGCACCCCATCCCAAATCAAGTCCTACATTGCATCCGCTAGATCCAGCCTCACCTCTGCCGGCTACTCTGGACCAGTCGTCTCCGTCGACACCTTTATCGCCGTGATCAACAACCCATCCTTGTGTGAATACTCTGACTACATTGCCGTCAATGCCCACGCCTTCTTTGACGGTTACTACACCGCTGACCAAGCAGGTGCTTGGGTCTTGTCCCAAATCCAAAGAGTCTGGACCGCTTGTGGTGGTGAAAAGAATGTCTTGATCACCGAAACCGGTTGGCCATCAAAGGGTGACTCCAACGGAGTTGCCGTCCCATCAAAGGAAAACCAAGAAGCTGCCATTAGCTCAATCAAGTCATCTTGTGGATCCTCAGCTATCTTGTTCACCGCCTTTAACGACTTGTGGAAGGCTGATGGACCTTACAATGCTGAAAAGTACTGGGGTTTCCTTTCTAACTAAATGGTAAACTATAACCACATTCCAAAATAAGTAAGAGCTCCATAATTTGTGGAtgatttctctttttattttattttgtttattagatttttagaaaaagaaggtggaccgtttgttttctttattttttcccctCATTGTCCAACActttttgttgttatttgttACTagttgctttttgctttttgctttttgcttgttgcaaaaaattttttttttatcccccttgtttgattttcacttttattagcaattgttttttttataccCCAGTATAGTTTGTGATGGTTTTGGTGTTTTGGCTCAATTGATCCAAAATACGAAGAAAGCACACTTATAATGgacattttatttttaaaaagattgttgttttttgttttgttttgttctgttttgtttttcattttcatcttctttctttcgtCCGACGACATGTATTTATCTACACCTAACAGAATATGGAATTTGCAAAGGaaaacataaacataaaaagaaacaaaacttgaaaaaatacATTATCTATACACTTGAATTACTCTTCATTTAAAACATCAGACTCCATCTCCATCTCCATCTCCATCTTAACAATCTCGCAATCCCTAAGAAACTTAAACCTCCGCTCAATCTCAACACCACTCTTGTATTGAAACAAATCAGACTCCTGTTGAGTGCCCAATACAGAGTCAAATTCATCAGTCCAGATGCCATGTAGCTCAGTACCCGTGGGCAAATACTTGTACACATTAACCAATCCCTTTCTTATCTCCTCTGCTTCTCCACCTTCCCCTCCACCTTCCCCTCCACCTTCCCCTCGTTTTATTCCTTCTGCTCTTTGCTTATTCTTCAATAATTGCTTCACAAAGGCAGTAATATAATTCAACATCACTGGCGTCTCTGCCGAACACGCATATATAACATGACTAATGAAGTTATCACAAAGTCCAACTTGCCCAAGCTTTGTGTACACTGTTTCAATATCTTCCAAACTATCGCCCGCAGAAGATGTAGATGTGAGTTTTCTAGTAAGGACAAGTTGCGGATTCTTGTGCTCAAgcaattttgaaaatttatCGGGCTTAACAACATCACAAAGTAGAGTGTTTCTCGCTAAATACTTGAGCTCGATATCTCCATCCTGACTATCCTGTGCATGGGCAGAATTTTGTGTCAGAGTCAAAATCAGCTTTTGGTCCTGATTCTGGTCCTGAGTTGGAGCTTGTGATTGTGAAGGAGGAGCAAAATCAGGGTCAAATTGAGaatcattgttttctttatcttcttctttttcaatcttctCCTCCCcctcatcatcttcttcttgggGAACAGTTGGTGGCTGTGATTTGGGGAATGTGAAAAACTCTTGAGTTTGTGAAGTAGCTTCAAGGATACGTTCAGCATCATGTATTTGTGAACTTGATGCATTATTAGGTTGAAGTGCTTCATCTGCAGGTGCACTGAAATTCTCTGTGGTTTCAAGAGCATCAGAAAATTCATCGTCTTGCGGATCATGTTCATCTTTGTCTTCCTTATTCGAATCATCTCTAGCTTGTTCCTTGTTACGGGAAGCAGGACTTTcttgattcttttcttgttccaCTTGttcatcatcctcatcctcatcctcatcctcaccctctccttcttcttctccttcttcttcaaagtcaaaatcGCCAAGATCACCAAGTTTAGGAACCTCAATTCGATCGGCAAATGAAGTATTTCTACTAACTTGACCAACTTCCGAGTCTTTCAACTCGCCAATCTCTTCGTCTAATGCTGCATCAAAATCTTGACCAAAATCGTAATCTTCTTCTCCATCACCAGCAACTTGCTGCTGCTTAACCTCATTCGATTCATTTGTCTTAGCTGCAGCAGATTTGGATGCATTTGCTGAATTATCATCCACCTTCAATTTTACCTCTTGCTTCCTCTTTTTACTAACAGGTtgatcatcatcattatcatcatcattttgCAGATCTTCAATCTCCTCATCGTGACTTTGATAGTTTTTAGTTTCTCTGTGCTTGGCCTTTTCCTTTGCCTTCGCATCTCTCGCATTAGAGGCAGCAATAGCAGCCAAAGCTTCTGCTTCAGCAGCTTCAAAAAATTCTACATCATTATCCACTGCATTTTTATCCTTcccttttgtttgttttggctTCTTTTGcctcttctcttttataGCGACTTTATTGGTTATATTTGGCTCAGTTTGATCCTCATCTCTCTCAACcacttcttttccattctcaACCATATCCTTGTCCTTGGAATTAGCATTgtcattgtcattgtcattgtcattgtcatttttcttttgtttactATTCGCGGTCGCTTCATTTTGCCCaacttctttctctccttctccttctccttctccttctccttctttctctttctctatttCGAGGATATGAGGCGGTATTCTCATCAACAGTCTCGGTTCCTTACCTTCACGCCGGCACTTTTCGTAATGTTCCATATATTCAACCATCGTGCCCTCAGTGATATATTTCCTATACCGGTCTCTCCATGAATGTAAAGTATGTCTATGATTAGCTCTATACATATCATTGAAAAACGAGTAAGGTGGTAcggttttctttcttggaTCGAATGGTAATCCTTTCGATTCAGCAACCGACTTGTTGTAATTAGTAACAATTTGGCACAAGTAGTAATCGTCTTCTGGGGTAAACTTATTTTTCAACGTTTGTGGCAACTCGTCTAACCCAATTTTGATTAATTGATTTGTTGTAGGGTCCTTCATTAATTTACCCTTTTGATTGGTCTTGTAAATGAATTGCAACCGAGGCTCTAAATGACGACGGTAACGTGATCGAATCGAATTCCCAGTATGCGTTTTTAACATCTCGTGACCAGCAAGTTCACGAAAGAATTCGTGGCTGTTTCTGAACCTTGCATTTTTACGTACTTGGTCAAGAATGtattcatctttttcagGCGTAAACCTATGGGATGAGATGGCCGCGTTGTGAGCAATCTTTTTCGGCTTTGCTGCTTTGGCTTGaagctgctgctgatgaTGTTGCTCTTGAAGTTGTGGCTGAACCAGAGCCTGAGTCAGCATTTGATGATGCGaaaaatgttgttgttgttgctgctgttgttgttgctgctgttgttgttgctgctgttgttgttgttgttgttgctgctgctgctgagGGTATAAATGTCTCATTTGATGACCGTGTTGTTCTAGTCCCAACACGTCAATCATTGGCTCCAGGTCTTCTGGAACTGAAGGAATGACATAGTTATGACTTGGCAATAAGGTACCAGCCAGAATACAGTCATCAATAAACTGCGTTCTAACATAGCCACCCATATCCTTAGTATGCGAAGTCAAGTAGATGACGTTTTCAACACCACCTTCAGTGATAAACCCACCATTCTCAATTATCGCAGTAACGTACTTCGCCCTGTTTGGTTCATTAAAGCCAAGGTAAAATGCAATTGGTTTCCCATCGCGTGTGACAAAAATCTGGTTTCTGGGTTTTgtatattgatgatgaaacaATTGCTGATGATGTCCCTGATGTCTTTCCTGTTGATGTCTTCTTGGGTACTGGAATGGTTGTGTTTGTTGGCCTGCTGCCGCAGCAGCTGCAAAAACGGCAACTTGAGCAGTCGCGTCGTCAGGATCTGTTTGATCAAAGCCTGTATCAAAATTGTAGGAGTagttcatttttttttaaaaactaTGCGATCAGATATACAATTTTAAatctttttattcaaatacaaaaaaggataaaattttaaagaaaGTAAGCAAGAatgtatttgaaaaaaaaaagagcaaatcCAATGgatggttgcaaaaaatagTGTTGATATTTCAAATGGATTACTTTTGTGATTTGAGTGTCTGAAAAATAGTACCTTTTGATATTTCTGATGAGTGTGGTGCTTGGATGTGTTTTGGTTTCTACAAGTGGGAGAATTAAATGAAGGAGgaaagttgttgatgtaTGGATTCAACTAAGAGAGACACGAACAACCAAGATGCGtgagcttttttttttgttttatttttttctaattttaaaaaaataaaaaataaaaaactaaaaagaaaaaagacagTCACGTGAATGGTAGTGTACTTTTGAGTATATAGCAGAAAGAAGCTTATGATTTTGGGTAGACTGGGGGGGggcgagagagagagagagagtaaGAGAAAATTTGGGGAACATAGTACTGAAAAAGGACAAGGATAAAGAAATAGATAataagaagatgatgatgatgatgaatagAAAGATAGAGAGGTTGTGATGGGAATGTGAGCCTGAACTATACTACAGATTAGCCAGCAGAAAAGACGAGAAAAATTGCGTAtatctactttttttttgttttcattactttgttttattattttgttctattactttgtttttattattttctttttacattTCCATGTcttttaattattattttttttatttttgaggCTTCGATAAATACCTTTTGGGTGTATATTATCTTTGCCTGTTCGTATACTTTGGCATTTGGAACATATAACCATCTAAGTATCTCCGCTGTAGTCTACTTGTCATTTCCATTGAATTTTTCTACATTACTCTGAGAGATTAAGTaggagggggaggggggagaGGGAAGGTGAGGTGGGGTAaagtttgttttccttttttttttttataaaaaagaatgtgTTTATATTATAGACCCAACATATATTACTCAAGAAAACATATCAAACAAAGCCAAAAGAAAGTTAccttttttccctttttaaTTCTGAACTTAATGAACAAAGTAGAAGTCACCAAACAATCCCACAGCAGCAAGTACTAAACTGGCACCTGAGATGTACGATGCAATAGAGTAACCAGATTGGATCTGTTGTAAATCATGGATaatctctttcttcaacaatgtAGATTCAATCTCTGCTTCAATTTCACCATCATTTTTCtcctttgctttttccttttgatcttcatttcctttctttGCTGGTTTTGGCATATCATTAACATCAGCATGGCCGTTT
This window harbors:
- the RAP1 gene encoding DNA-binding transcription factor rap1, with amino-acid sequence MNYSYNFDTGFDQTDPDDATAQVAVFAAAAAAGQQTQPFQYPRRHQQERHQGHHQQLFHHQYTKPRNQIFVTRDGKPIAFYLGFNEPNRAKYVTAIIENGGFITEGGVENVIYLTSHTKDMGGYVRTQFIDDCISAGTLLPSHNYVIPSVPEDSEPMIDVLGLEQHGHQMRHLYPQQQQQQQQQQQQQQQQQQQQQQQQQQHFSHHQMSTQASVQPQLQEQHHQQQLQAKAAKPKKIAHNAAISSHRFTPEKDEYILDQVRKNARFRNSHEFFRELAGHEMLKTHTGNSIRSRYRRHLEPRLQFIYKTNQKGKLMKDPTTNQLIKIGLDELPQTLKNKFTPEDDYYLCQIVTNYNKSVAESKGLPFDPRKKTVPPYSFFNDMYRANHRHTLHSWRDRYRKYITEGTMVEYMEHYEKCRREGKEPRSLMRIPPHILEIEKEKEGEGEGEGEGEKEVGQNEATANSKQKKNDNDNDNDNDNANSKDKDMVENGKEVVERDEDQTEPNITNKVAIKEKRQKKPKQTKGKDKNAVDNDVEFFEAAEAEALAAIAASNARDAKAKEKAKHRETKNYQSHDEEIEDSQNDDDNDDDQPVSKKRKQEVKLKVDDNSANASKSAAAKTNESNEVKQQQVAGDGEEDYDFGQDFDAALDEEIGELKDSEVGQVSRNTSFADRIEVPKLGDLGDFDFEEEGEEEGEGEDEDEDEDDEQVEQEKNQESPASRNKEQARDDSNKEDKDEHDPQDDEFSDALETTENFSAPADEALQPNNASSSQIHDAERILEATSQTQEFFTFPKSQPPTVPQEEDDEGEEKIEKEEDKENNDSQFDPDFAPPSQSQAPTQDQNQDQKSILTSTQNSAHAQDSQDGDIELKYLARNTLLCDVVKPDKFSKLLEHKNPQLVLTRKLTSTSSAGDSLEDIETVYTKLGQVGLCDNFISHVIYACSAETPVMLNYITAFVKQLLKNKQRAEGIKRGEGGGEGGGEGGEAEEIRKGLVNVYKYLPTGTELHGIWTDEFDSVLGTQQESDLFQYKSGVEIERRFKFLRDCEIVKMEMEMEMESDVLNEE
- the MP65 gene encoding Cell surface mannoprotein mp65 — protein: MLYKTIISTALLAQALAAPAVKHQHNQEKRAVHIVTKTNVVVITVGAGDSTTTLSQVDLSANTDVSVGGPQTEAPQIVPSSVAEVSTETPSSTSVAASASSSSSSSSSSSSSSTESSTVGAGGAKGVTYSPYSDDGGCKTSSQIASEVAELSGFDIIRLYGVDCDQVAQVLQAKTSSQKIFAGIYDVSQISEGVSAISSAVSSYGSWDDIHTVSVGNELVNAGTCTPSQIKSYIASARSSLTSAGYSGPVVSVDTFIAVINNPSLCEYSDYIAVNAHAFFDGYYTADQAGAWVLSQIQRVWTACGGEKNVLITETGWPSKGDSNGVAVPSKENQEAAISSIKSSCGSSAILFTAFNDLWKADGPYNAEKYWGFLSN
- the UBP15 gene encoding ubiquitin-specific protease ubp15 (BUSCO:EOG092606AJ; MEROPS:MER0002475), with the protein product MISDDSHPSTKRRALYDDTVVDIEDDSQEYAAANNEKGELNQDINTQHKADSPPEYNNDSSSPEVIDITGDVNQEGNIEIDHNDLDSEEEEEVELVDESGEDYIDIDQENQLQQQQQQQQSSSIQSSSSIQPQQKAQNKIPMANEFDKLAKYLMKPIPDYPVKEEIHFVWEVTDWASLSKEEKIRSPKFKCGDYEWNILLFPNGNNTNANISAYMEPHPLTNETTADSNLNGKDSDWYVCAQFAIDVWNPEAPESHSPSQSSHRFSKTDADWGFSALIDKRSLSLKKFANKSFEVPILENNKLNFTGFVRVIDDSSTGVLWHNFNNYDSKTKSGYVGLNNQGATCYLNSLLQSYFTTKIFRKLVYQIPTQQEKNAGVALALQRIFYLLSTSKDPVGTMELTKSFGWDSSDAFTQHDVQELNRILMDKLEHAMKGSAIEKGLNDIFVGKMKSYIKCVNVPYESSRVEDFWDIQLNVKGFRNLEESFKNYIEIEMLEGENKYQAGDDYGYQDAKKGVVFESFPPVLHLQLKRFEYDFMVDDLVKIDDFYEFPDRIDLKPYLDEDLPQDVKNQNWNYKLHGVLVHQGTISNGHYYAMIKPNASGKTWLRFDDDRVWKVTQSQVFQENFGASDLSKEELSKLTRAEQQEHLIKRVTSAYMLVYYRESELDQIVPIEDDAIEAAIPDHVSNQIKYEMEERERIERERREALFYTNVKIVTTSTINNHLGFDLALDPTVENYYESALAGTACDAKTLRVRKDIAYADLVSKIAESLGYEDASKIRLVVLSHRENHTNRLDVPVEDDLQKTTIGNVIAKSFNRRHDEHVFFVEELNKDIRNINKLVGETEIIDPTKFDFDKVFYKIQSVGTATSTSEDEMKFQSTVPYSGYSTIFIKYFDPVSQELRCLSYITVRRNDKIETIVEPVKQLLGFSNDVELEAFEELCPTMIEPIDLDATFDKQELNSGDIITFQVSNVRDIAGDKQFTSAKAYYKFMATRVHIRVKPFNANMEDEDSDYVENDKEDTKLDGETEGDNINGQENDKVTQREIESAKKLSKSFDLWISKTKSYHDLAEAISKVVGCDPEFLKIFLVGNQGQKYPLKTIHMLSQVFSPKSHVDDIYEFEYEILNIKLKDYESLRPFKVYWLSNLLQFQVFELLVKRSETVRELVSKLLHKVKVSESQLKFLLCWSGVNHSFSEILKFDFPINEIAEHSEIYCGLFPAEVKALCDHDIYKCYIGDGEKTWSDAEKDITNEAEKAEYTQTKTASKSLNLITVFHFHKSSSNHHGIPFMFIVFPGESFKSTRERLRLKLGLGKQAFDKIRFALADSNNKGQYLDDEDENLVLFDKVSIERSFLALDHPDRNPKRVNPFDKGISIK